In Synechococcus sp. A18-25c, a single window of DNA contains:
- the rpiA gene encoding ribose-5-phosphate isomerase RpiA: MSDLQNQMKRAVAEAAVEQFRDGMVVGLGSGSTAALMIQGLGQRLASGQLKDIVGVTTSFQGEVLAAELGIPLLSLNAVDRIDLAIDGADEVDPSFQLIKGGGACHVQEKLVAARADRFIVVVDSTKLVDRLNLGFLLPVEVLPGAWRQVQQQLTGMDGAAELRMAQRKAGPVVTDQGNLVLDVRFNGGIADPVALEREINNIPGVLENGLFVNIADDVLVGEVSDGVAGVRSLEKAG, translated from the coding sequence ATGTCAGATCTTCAGAACCAGATGAAGCGGGCCGTCGCCGAGGCGGCGGTCGAACAATTCCGTGATGGCATGGTTGTCGGTCTGGGGTCCGGTTCGACGGCGGCTCTGATGATTCAGGGCCTAGGTCAGCGACTGGCGTCAGGGCAGCTCAAAGACATCGTTGGGGTGACGACATCCTTCCAGGGTGAGGTGCTGGCTGCGGAGTTGGGGATCCCCCTCCTCAGCCTCAATGCCGTAGACCGAATCGATCTGGCCATTGACGGTGCGGATGAAGTTGATCCCTCTTTTCAGCTGATCAAGGGGGGCGGTGCCTGTCACGTTCAGGAAAAGCTGGTGGCGGCTCGCGCGGATCGTTTCATCGTCGTGGTGGATTCCACCAAGTTGGTGGACCGCCTCAACCTTGGGTTTCTGCTGCCGGTTGAGGTGTTGCCTGGAGCCTGGCGTCAGGTGCAGCAGCAATTGACCGGCATGGATGGTGCAGCCGAGCTGCGCATGGCGCAACGCAAGGCTGGACCTGTGGTGACTGACCAGGGCAATCTCGTTTTGGATGTGCGTTTCAACGGTGGAATTGCTGATCCTGTGGCCCTCGAACGCGAGATCAACAACATTCCCGGAGTGCTTGAGAACGGCCTGTTCGTCAACATCGCCGATGACGTGCTGGTCGGTGAGGTCAGCGATGGTGTCGCCGGTGTGCGCAGCCTCGAGAAGGCTGGTTGA